A window of the Malaclemys terrapin pileata isolate rMalTer1 chromosome 6, rMalTer1.hap1, whole genome shotgun sequence genome harbors these coding sequences:
- the LOC128839380 gene encoding fibrinogen-like protein 1-like protein, with product MMSGQSVSIATVCFGFQSSSLLLLPALSMMALLCVAPVQGNGALAHKKVERGFPKDCSNIPRDSPSGVHVIQPAGSPPRVV from the exons atgatgtctgggcaaagtgtttccattgcaaCAGTGTGTTTCG GGTTccagtccagctctctcctgcttctccctgcgCTGTCCATGATGGCGCTCCTTTGCGTAGCCCCCGTGCAGGGCAACGGGGCCCTGGCCCACAAGAAGGTCGAGAGGG GGTTCCCCAAAGACTGCAGCAACattcccagggacagccccagTGGGGTCCATGTCATCCAGCCGGCAGGCTCTCCCCCTCGAGTGGTGTGA